A genomic stretch from Sulfurovum sp. TSL1 includes:
- a CDS encoding SCO family protein, translated as MKKIVMLVLLFLTVLQAESLGVNEKLGEYVPLDLTFIDEDGKSRTLKEYMDGKPTIISLNYFRCAGICTPQLEDMAKMLSKLDLAENTDYKALTISFAPDETPPLAKAKRKTMFDAMTRPYVKDAWHFLLSENNSSAILADKVGFTYKKEVSKAGVVEWIHAATLIIISPEGKITRYLNGIEQLPFDVKMAVLESAQGKVGPTIAKTLLYCFAYDPKGKTYVFAWEKIAATVILTITIIFFIWLIKAGRRDQEEHLNQRRDIDE; from the coding sequence ATGAAAAAAATTGTGATGCTTGTATTACTGTTTCTAACTGTACTACAAGCAGAGTCTTTAGGCGTAAATGAAAAGTTAGGTGAATATGTTCCACTTGATTTGACATTTATAGACGAAGACGGCAAAAGTAGAACCCTCAAAGAGTATATGGACGGGAAACCAACGATCATCTCTTTGAACTACTTTAGATGTGCAGGTATCTGTACACCACAACTAGAAGATATGGCAAAAATGCTGTCTAAACTTGACTTGGCTGAAAATACTGACTACAAAGCGTTGACCATCAGTTTTGCACCGGATGAAACGCCGCCTTTAGCAAAAGCGAAAAGAAAAACGATGTTCGACGCGATGACCAGACCTTACGTGAAGGATGCATGGCACTTTTTACTCAGTGAAAACAACTCTTCGGCTATTTTGGCCGACAAAGTTGGATTTACATATAAAAAGGAAGTATCCAAAGCAGGTGTGGTTGAGTGGATTCATGCTGCAACATTGATCATTATTTCACCGGAAGGGAAGATCACACGTTACCTTAACGGTATCGAACAGCTTCCTTTTGATGTGAAAATGGCAGTGTTGGAGTCAGCACAAGGAAAGGTTGGACCGACCATAGCTAAAACCTTACTTTACTGTTTCGCATACGATCCAAAAGGCAAAACTTATGTTTTTGCCTGGGAGAAGATAGCAGCAACAGTAATATTAACGATTACGATTATCTTTTTTATCTGGCTTATCAAGGCAGGGAGAAGAGATCAAGAGGAACATCTAAACCAAAGGAGAGACATAGATGAGTAA
- a CDS encoding cytochrome C oxidase subunit IV family protein has product MDTNTVNYQEEKKIYYKVLVGLLLLTAITFIQPHMFMTHSTFLAQMLIAVVKAWLIVIYYMHLKGEKLIAAMVWFALALVTVFFIIVIGIDVANFQFGAESHITAPAAH; this is encoded by the coding sequence GTGGACACTAATACAGTAAATTATCAAGAAGAGAAAAAAATATATTATAAAGTACTTGTAGGACTATTGTTGTTAACAGCGATTACATTTATTCAACCGCATATGTTTATGACACATTCAACATTTCTGGCACAAATGCTCATTGCAGTTGTTAAAGCTTGGTTGATCGTAATCTACTACATGCACTTAAAAGGTGAGAAACTGATTGCAGCTATGGTATGGTTTGCATTAGCATTAGTGACAGTTTTCTTTATTATCGTCATTGGTATTGATGTTGCCAATTTCCAATTTGGAGCTGAAAGTCATATTACTGCTCCTGCAGCACACTAA
- a CDS encoding cbb3-type cytochrome c oxidase subunit I → MSKTYFDETHCAIGHPKSTFMQWMLTIDHKRIGIMYAAVMFVFFFVAVFTAFAMRLELFAPGGQYMDGDTFNQAFTLHGVIMIFLFIIPGIPAIFGNIVMPLMIGAKDVSFPRLNWFTFWLYIAGCCIALASLFIGEGVADTGWTFYAPYSMNTGTNVIMALVAAFVLGFASILTGLNFLVTIHRLRAPGMTFFKMPLFVWGIYATAWIQLLATPVVGITLVLAILEKYFGIGIFDPAKGGDPVLFQHLFWIYSHPAVYLMILPAFGIMSEIIPTFSRKEVFGYRTIALSSASIAGIGYLVWGHHLYTSGMSDIAKTVFSFLTFFVAIPTGVKFYDWVATMYQGKIVLSTPMIWALGTIITFAIGGITGITITMIGMDVHLQDTYYTVAHFHYAILGGVVFLMFAGMHYWFPLITGKMYNETKAKIAFYLNFIGFNLLWFPMFIAGYYGMPRRYFDYLPEFQIYHQISFIGAVIFITGLIYMFWVFFKGWTKGEPTTPNPWHATTLEWHLPTSPPPLDNHSKVPYVDFDPYEYKHGEPVVKFNYETMQRID, encoded by the coding sequence ATGAGTAAAACTTATTTCGACGAAACACACTGTGCCATCGGGCACCCTAAGAGTACATTCATGCAGTGGATGCTTACTATCGACCATAAAAGAATTGGTATTATGTATGCAGCTGTAATGTTTGTATTCTTTTTTGTAGCTGTATTTACAGCATTTGCAATGAGACTTGAACTGTTTGCACCAGGGGGACAATATATGGATGGAGACACGTTTAACCAGGCATTTACGCTACATGGTGTGATCATGATCTTCCTGTTTATTATCCCGGGGATCCCTGCGATATTTGGAAACATTGTTATGCCATTGATGATCGGTGCGAAGGATGTATCTTTCCCAAGATTGAACTGGTTTACATTCTGGCTCTATATTGCGGGTTGTTGTATTGCACTTGCATCACTATTTATAGGTGAAGGTGTAGCGGATACAGGTTGGACATTCTATGCACCATACTCAATGAATACAGGAACAAACGTTATTATGGCGCTTGTGGCTGCATTTGTTCTTGGTTTTGCATCTATTCTTACTGGGCTTAACTTCCTTGTGACGATTCACAGACTTAGAGCACCAGGTATGACTTTCTTTAAAATGCCACTTTTTGTATGGGGTATCTATGCAACGGCATGGATCCAGCTTCTTGCGACACCGGTTGTCGGTATTACGCTTGTATTGGCTATTTTGGAAAAATATTTCGGTATCGGTATCTTTGATCCGGCTAAAGGGGGAGACCCTGTATTGTTCCAACACTTATTCTGGATCTATTCTCACCCGGCTGTTTATCTTATGATCCTTCCGGCATTCGGTATTATGTCTGAAATCATTCCTACATTCTCAAGAAAAGAGGTATTCGGATACAGAACAATCGCTCTTTCTTCGGCATCTATTGCAGGTATCGGTTACCTTGTATGGGGTCACCACCTTTATACATCAGGTATGTCGGATATTGCTAAAACAGTATTCTCATTCCTCACTTTCTTTGTTGCTATCCCGACAGGTGTAAAGTTCTATGACTGGGTTGCTACAATGTATCAAGGTAAAATCGTTCTTTCTACACCAATGATCTGGGCATTAGGAACAATTATCACATTTGCGATCGGGGGTATTACCGGTATTACTATTACAATGATCGGTATGGACGTACACTTACAAGATACGTATTACACGGTTGCACACTTCCATTATGCAATTCTTGGTGGGGTTGTATTCTTGATGTTTGCCGGTATGCACTATTGGTTCCCGCTTATTACAGGTAAAATGTATAATGAAACAAAAGCAAAAATCGCTTTCTATTTGAATTTTATTGGATTCAACCTACTATGGTTCCCAATGTTCATCGCTGGTTACTACGGTATGCCAAGACGTTATTTTGACTACTTGCCAGAATTTCAAATTTACCACCAGATCTCATTTATAGGAGCAGTGATCTTTATTACGGGTCTTATCTATATGTTCTGGGTATTCTTTAAAGGTTGGACAAAAGGTGAACCAACGACGCCTAACCCATGGCATGCTACAACACTTGAGTGGCACTTACCAACATCACCTCCACCACTAGATAACCACTCTAAAGTGCCATATGTTGATTTTGATCCATATGAATATAAGCATGGTGAGCCAGTGGTTAAATTTAATTATGAAACGATGCAAAGGATAGACTAA
- the coxB gene encoding cytochrome c oxidase subunit II, producing MSNTLEGFSTSASSFNADVDFAFWLHVWISVALFLSVVAPMFYFAWKYRADKVKDEEIGTLTHHTGLELAWTIIPIIAVMVFFYYGNTTLQMFRTLPTVTDDTVVVKVEGSKWKWEYEYPANKSGYVHKVGGAFKKPVMDEKGKVIEEGTMGISALYVPVNTDVILEMTAPVDDVIHSFYIPAFRMKEDVVPGRTTKQWFNVSKVGEYDVECAEYCGTDHSYMYSRVVVLPKKEYDAWFNGTDNTPKGNYAKGGDALVQRHGCTQCHAIKTDKVLVGPSLKTRRLTEEQVLDVINHGQDQLGYPMGAMPAGMATGADAEEIAAYVAGGMKGEQPASFAACSSCHGMDGKGMNGMSPNLVEYDAPLIGHVLHNGKKGMIGQMPAYPDMTEEEISTIAEYLENAK from the coding sequence ATGAGTAATACATTAGAAGGATTTAGTACAAGTGCATCAAGTTTTAACGCAGATGTTGATTTTGCGTTTTGGCTGCACGTATGGATTTCAGTTGCACTATTTTTATCAGTGGTTGCACCGATGTTCTACTTTGCATGGAAGTATCGTGCAGATAAGGTTAAAGATGAAGAGATTGGTACATTAACCCATCATACTGGATTGGAATTGGCATGGACGATCATTCCTATCATTGCAGTAATGGTTTTCTTTTATTACGGTAATACGACACTGCAAATGTTCAGAACACTTCCAACAGTCACAGATGACACTGTTGTGGTCAAGGTTGAGGGTTCTAAATGGAAGTGGGAATATGAGTATCCTGCAAATAAAAGCGGATATGTACATAAAGTCGGTGGCGCTTTCAAAAAACCTGTTATGGATGAGAAAGGTAAAGTGATCGAAGAGGGTACAATGGGTATCTCTGCACTCTATGTACCGGTAAATACAGATGTTATCTTGGAGATGACAGCACCGGTGGATGATGTGATCCACTCATTTTATATCCCTGCGTTCCGTATGAAAGAGGATGTAGTACCAGGACGTACAACAAAACAATGGTTTAATGTATCTAAAGTAGGTGAGTATGATGTGGAATGTGCGGAGTACTGTGGTACAGACCACTCATATATGTACTCTAGAGTAGTAGTACTTCCAAAAAAGGAGTATGATGCATGGTTTAACGGTACAGATAATACACCAAAAGGTAATTATGCTAAAGGTGGTGATGCACTCGTACAACGACATGGATGTACACAATGTCATGCAATTAAAACAGATAAAGTATTAGTTGGACCTTCTCTTAAAACTAGAAGATTAACTGAAGAACAAGTATTGGATGTCATCAATCATGGTCAAGATCAACTTGGTTATCCTATGGGAGCAATGCCAGCTGGTATGGCTACAGGTGCAGATGCTGAAGAGATCGCTGCGTATGTAGCTGGTGGCATGAAAGGTGAACAACCTGCATCATTTGCAGCATGTAGTTCTTGCCATGGAATGGATGGTAAAGGTATGAACGGTATGTCTCCAAATCTTGTAGAATACGATGCACCACTTATAGGTCATGTATTGCATAATGGTAAAAAAGGTATGATAGGTCAAATGCCAGCATACCCTGATATGACAGAAGAAGAGATTTCAACAATTGCTGAATATCTCGAAAACGCCAAATGA
- a CDS encoding ATP phosphoribosyltransferase regulatory subunit gives MIFEHEIPSGSRLYFGQSAKVKREIERIASETLEGLGFEEIVTPLFSYHQHECFEDQKLLVRLNDAENHEVTLRADSTADVVRIVTKRLGRSTESKKWFYIQPTVTFPTKEQYQIGAEVIDGRFEEIAETTTTLLKQIGSAPVMQIANIRIPHLLNEKYGVSLDVLKSMHVEQIMAADLPWIEQLVRINAVSDLEDLSPFPDDIKAELEKIKEATDKVAYNNMVISPLFYAKMRYYDSLTFRMFEGNSLLAMGGIYTIDGVEAAGFALYTDECISNKMNRG, from the coding sequence ATGATATTTGAACATGAGATCCCCAGTGGGAGCAGGCTTTATTTTGGCCAAAGTGCCAAAGTAAAAAGAGAGATAGAACGTATCGCAAGTGAAACCTTGGAGGGGCTTGGATTTGAAGAGATCGTTACACCGCTCTTCTCTTACCACCAGCATGAATGTTTCGAGGATCAAAAGCTCCTGGTCAGACTCAATGATGCAGAAAATCACGAAGTCACCCTACGTGCAGATTCAACGGCAGATGTGGTACGTATCGTGACAAAAAGACTGGGGCGCAGTACAGAGTCTAAAAAGTGGTTTTATATCCAGCCCACGGTCACATTCCCGACAAAAGAGCAGTATCAGATCGGGGCAGAAGTGATCGACGGGCGCTTTGAAGAGATCGCGGAAACCACAACAACGCTTTTAAAACAGATAGGGTCAGCACCGGTGATGCAGATAGCCAATATACGTATCCCTCATCTTTTAAATGAAAAATACGGGGTCTCTTTGGACGTATTGAAATCAATGCATGTGGAACAGATCATGGCGGCAGATCTGCCTTGGATCGAACAGCTTGTAAGAATCAATGCAGTCAGTGATCTTGAAGATCTGAGCCCGTTCCCTGATGACATTAAAGCGGAACTTGAAAAGATCAAAGAGGCAACAGATAAAGTAGCGTATAACAACATGGTGATCTCCCCGCTCTTTTATGCGAAGATGAGATACTATGACTCTTTGACATTCAGAATGTTTGAAGGCAACAGTCTTTTGGCAATGGGCGGGATATACACCATAGACGGCGTAGAAGCAGCAGGATTTGCACTCTATACAGATGAGTGTATCAGTAATAAAATGAACAGAGGATAA
- the carA gene encoding glutamine-hydrolyzing carbamoyl-phosphate synthase small subunit yields MNKISLYFENGLMLEAKSFGAEGTAVGEIVFNTSITGYQEITTDPSYAGQFVTFTTPEIGNVGCNAQDMESRNAHCKGIIVRSYQDRPSNFRCEETLAALLKRENVLGITEIDTRFLTKMLRDEGAMMMVASTEIHDEDALKKVLESSPRIEEVNYIEQVSTKESYLHPEGRYNTTTFQYDTPNTTKKIIAFDFGVKRNILNELTHAGMEVTVVPNSMSAEEVIAKVDAKECDGVFLSNGPGDPIILTDEHEKIKKLIARKIPIFGICLGHQLLSIAHGYDTFKLKFGHHGGNHPVKNVVTGSIEITAQNHNYNVPDDITEVATVTHMNLFDNTIEGLKYNDSPTMSVQHHPEASPGPHESAYIFGEFAKML; encoded by the coding sequence ATGAATAAGATATCTTTGTATTTTGAAAACGGATTGATGCTTGAAGCAAAAAGTTTTGGTGCAGAGGGTACAGCTGTAGGAGAGATCGTATTTAATACATCCATTACAGGATACCAGGAGATCACGACAGACCCTTCTTATGCAGGACAATTTGTGACATTCACGACACCTGAGATAGGCAATGTAGGGTGTAATGCACAAGATATGGAGAGTAGAAATGCTCACTGTAAAGGCATCATCGTACGCAGTTATCAGGACCGTCCCTCTAACTTTAGATGTGAAGAGACCTTGGCAGCGTTGCTCAAAAGAGAGAATGTACTGGGCATCACAGAGATAGATACGCGTTTTTTAACAAAAATGCTCAGAGATGAAGGTGCGATGATGATGGTAGCCTCCACTGAGATACATGATGAGGATGCACTGAAAAAAGTGTTGGAATCTTCACCCCGTATCGAAGAGGTGAATTACATTGAACAGGTGAGCACTAAAGAGAGTTATCTCCATCCTGAAGGACGTTACAACACCACGACATTCCAGTATGATACACCCAATACCACAAAAAAGATCATTGCATTTGATTTCGGGGTCAAAAGAAATATCCTCAATGAACTGACGCATGCAGGTATGGAAGTCACGGTTGTACCCAACTCTATGTCAGCCGAAGAGGTCATTGCCAAGGTTGATGCAAAAGAGTGCGATGGTGTATTTCTTTCAAATGGACCTGGCGACCCGATCATTTTAACAGACGAACATGAGAAGATCAAAAAACTTATTGCTCGCAAAATACCGATCTTCGGTATCTGTCTTGGACACCAGTTGCTTTCTATTGCTCACGGCTATGATACGTTCAAGCTGAAGTTCGGACACCATGGCGGTAACCACCCTGTGAAAAACGTAGTTACAGGTTCCATAGAGATCACGGCACAGAACCATAACTATAATGTACCTGACGACATTACGGAAGTGGCGACTGTCACACATATGAATCTTTTTGACAATACGATAGAAGGGCTTAAATACAATGATTCTCCGACCATGTCGGTACAGCATCACCCGGAAGCAAGCCCCGGACCGCATGAGAGTGCCTATATCTTTGGCGAATTTGCCAAAATGCTTTAA
- a CDS encoding adenylosuccinate synthase, protein MSKADLIVGLQWGDEGKGKIVDHMAQTHDYVCRFAGGHNAGHTIVIGDKKYALHLIPSGVLNPKAKNIVGNGVVLSPKDFIKEMEQFDNLEGRLFLSDKAHVLLPYHAQIDQAKEHLKGDKAIGTTGKGIGPAYGDKIARVGHRLGELLNPEKLTAKIIEFFALNQPIFDAMGVEAPKESELLAELEGYKAILGPFITDTTQMMWEIMDDGKKILLEGAQGTMLDIDHGTYPYVTSSTTVSAGACSGLGINPKDLGKVTGIAKAYCTRVGNGPFPSEEFGVQGDTLRKNGHEFGTTTGRPRRCGWFDAVAMRHAVRVNGVDQVALMKLDVLDGFDEVKVCVAYEVDGKEINYVPYELDDAKPVYKSFPGWDKTEGIREFDALPETAKSYILALEEMIGTKMGIISTSPEREDTIIR, encoded by the coding sequence ATGAGTAAAGCAGATTTGATCGTAGGTCTCCAGTGGGGAGATGAAGGAAAAGGAAAGATCGTTGACCATATGGCACAGACACATGACTATGTATGTCGTTTTGCAGGTGGCCATAATGCCGGGCATACGATCGTCATAGGTGACAAGAAGTATGCGCTCCACCTAATTCCTTCCGGTGTACTTAATCCCAAAGCAAAAAATATTGTAGGGAACGGTGTGGTACTCTCTCCCAAAGATTTTATTAAAGAGATGGAGCAGTTCGATAACCTGGAAGGAAGACTTTTCCTTTCAGACAAAGCCCATGTACTTTTACCTTACCATGCCCAGATCGACCAAGCCAAAGAGCATCTGAAGGGTGACAAAGCCATAGGAACAACGGGTAAAGGTATCGGACCTGCCTATGGGGATAAGATCGCCAGGGTAGGACATAGACTGGGAGAATTGCTGAATCCTGAAAAGCTTACGGCAAAGATCATAGAGTTTTTTGCACTGAACCAGCCTATCTTTGATGCGATGGGTGTTGAAGCTCCGAAAGAGTCAGAACTTTTGGCTGAACTGGAAGGGTATAAAGCCATACTGGGACCGTTTATCACAGATACGACGCAAATGATGTGGGAGATCATGGATGATGGGAAGAAGATACTTCTTGAGGGTGCACAGGGAACGATGCTTGATATCGATCATGGTACCTATCCGTATGTCACCTCTTCAACAACTGTGAGTGCGGGTGCCTGTTCAGGCCTTGGTATCAATCCAAAAGACCTTGGAAAAGTTACAGGTATCGCAAAAGCGTACTGCACAAGAGTAGGAAACGGACCTTTCCCGAGTGAAGAGTTTGGCGTACAAGGTGACACGCTTCGTAAAAATGGGCATGAGTTCGGTACAACGACAGGACGTCCGAGAAGATGTGGCTGGTTCGATGCAGTAGCGATGCGTCATGCGGTACGTGTGAATGGTGTGGACCAGGTAGCACTGATGAAACTGGATGTACTGGATGGTTTTGATGAAGTAAAAGTATGTGTAGCGTATGAAGTAGATGGCAAAGAGATCAACTATGTACCGTATGAACTTGATGATGCAAAACCGGTCTATAAAAGTTTCCCGGGTTGGGATAAAACAGAAGGTATAAGAGAATTCGATGCCTTGCCTGAGACAGCAAAATCATATATTTTAGCACTAGAAGAGATGATAGGAACAAAGATGGGGATCATCTCGACAAGTCCAGAGCGTGAAGATACAATAATTCGATAA
- a CDS encoding DUF507 family protein: MRLKPQQTGYVATKIGIDLANAPFIALPKGREAVVAAAKKIIDENLEKERALDEKVKKILDENYDEIEFQHADERQLFFMIKKKMAPEYGVIMNYDDRYNDLAHLILDELYENYLAEYTVNENQVKNVIFKSFKAFADAYDEIDDIVYTKIKGMEREVVPGSQDYELLYERLYQEELSKRGML; the protein is encoded by the coding sequence ATGAGATTAAAACCACAACAGACTGGGTATGTAGCAACAAAAATAGGGATAGATCTAGCCAATGCACCTTTTATCGCTCTGCCAAAAGGAAGAGAAGCAGTGGTTGCTGCAGCAAAAAAGATCATAGACGAAAACCTTGAAAAAGAACGTGCTCTTGATGAAAAGGTCAAAAAGATCCTTGATGAGAATTATGATGAGATAGAGTTTCAACATGCCGATGAGAGACAGCTCTTTTTTATGATCAAAAAGAAAATGGCTCCTGAATATGGTGTGATCATGAACTATGATGACCGATATAATGACCTGGCACACCTTATCCTGGATGAATTGTATGAAAACTACCTTGCGGAATATACTGTGAATGAAAACCAGGTGAAGAATGTGATCTTTAAATCTTTCAAAGCCTTTGCAGATGCCTATGATGAGATAGATGATATTGTCTATACAAAGATCAAAGGGATGGAGAGAGAAGTGGTCCCAGGTTCCCAGGACTATGAGCTGCTCTATGAAAGATTGTATCAGGAAGAACTTTCCAAGAGAGGTATGCTGTAA
- a CDS encoding cytochrome c oxidase subunit 3 produces MGHEYVPEIAIDRDGNQHEVQGWQGDFYGGKLGFWLFMLTEVMMFGAMFLALAYYNTLHPQDFLDASASLNRLLGGTNTVILLVSALTMGLGLLRMRAGDVKGAKLMIWATIILAVAFLVIKGFEWTAEYHHGIFLMHDKLLPESSLPFGQKLFFGLYFSMTGLHGFHIIIGIGLMLWLLKRINAGKVSPEHHILHWNIALYWDIVHLIWVFVFPYYYMIGAGGATGGH; encoded by the coding sequence ATGGGACACGAATACGTACCTGAGATCGCGATAGATCGTGATGGGAATCAACATGAAGTACAAGGTTGGCAAGGTGATTTTTACGGCGGGAAACTAGGTTTCTGGCTGTTCATGCTTACAGAAGTAATGATGTTTGGGGCCATGTTCCTTGCCCTTGCTTATTATAATACACTGCACCCACAAGATTTTTTGGATGCATCTGCATCTTTAAATAGACTATTGGGTGGTACCAATACAGTGATCCTGCTTGTATCGGCACTTACAATGGGTCTAGGACTCCTTAGAATGAGAGCGGGTGATGTGAAAGGTGCCAAGCTTATGATCTGGGCGACTATCATTTTAGCGGTTGCTTTCTTGGTGATCAAAGGATTTGAATGGACAGCTGAATACCATCACGGTATCTTCTTGATGCATGACAAGCTATTACCTGAGTCATCTTTACCATTTGGTCAAAAATTATTCTTTGGTCTTTACTTTTCAATGACTGGACTCCACGGATTCCACATTATCATTGGTATTGGTTTGATGCTTTGGTTACTGAAAAGAATCAATGCGGGTAAAGTGAGCCCAGAGCATCACATATTACACTGGAACATCGCACTATACTGGGATATCGTACACCTTATTTGGGTATTCGTGTTTCCTTACTACTATATGATCGGAGCAGGAGGAGCTACAGGTGGACACTAA
- a CDS encoding D-alanine--D-alanine ligase produces the protein MKIAILFGGSSFEHEISIVSAITMKKVLKNATLLYIFVSSNRKFYLMDTQKINSKLFSSGEYKKSKALTLKNGGFQIDGMFGSKPVEFDVALNLIHGRDGEDGKIASLMEFYSIPFISPRIEASALSYNKLYTKFLAQSLGVKTVAYEYLSKNDERKISMDYPVIIKPVRLGSSIGVSIVKEASELDYALDVAFEFDTDVIIEPFIEGVKEFNQAGTYTDEWELSIIEEPHKEEFLDFEKKYMDFSRDSQVLAADISDALKAKIQESFKKIYDPLFRGSIIRCDFFVVEDEVFLNEINPIPGSMANYLFEDFEGMVERLSKHLPKEQHIAVDYQYIHSIQSAKGKA, from the coding sequence ATGAAAATAGCGATATTGTTTGGTGGGTCCAGTTTTGAACATGAGATAAGTATCGTCTCCGCCATTACAATGAAAAAAGTCTTAAAAAACGCTACGCTTCTCTATATCTTTGTGAGCAGCAACAGAAAATTCTATCTTATGGATACGCAGAAGATCAATTCCAAACTCTTTTCATCGGGTGAGTATAAAAAATCAAAAGCATTGACACTTAAAAACGGCGGTTTCCAGATAGACGGTATGTTCGGAAGCAAGCCTGTAGAGTTTGATGTGGCATTGAATCTTATCCATGGAAGAGACGGAGAAGATGGGAAGATAGCATCACTGATGGAATTCTATTCTATTCCTTTCATCTCTCCTCGGATAGAAGCGTCGGCTCTCTCTTACAACAAACTCTATACCAAGTTCTTAGCTCAGAGTCTAGGCGTCAAAACAGTAGCCTATGAGTATCTTTCTAAAAATGACGAGAGAAAGATATCGATGGATTATCCTGTGATCATCAAACCGGTCCGTTTGGGCTCCAGTATTGGTGTGAGTATCGTAAAAGAAGCTTCAGAACTTGACTATGCGCTTGATGTGGCATTTGAATTTGACACAGATGTGATCATTGAACCTTTTATCGAAGGGGTAAAAGAGTTTAACCAGGCAGGGACATACACGGATGAGTGGGAACTTTCCATCATAGAAGAGCCGCACAAAGAGGAGTTCCTGGATTTTGAAAAAAAATACATGGACTTTTCCAGAGATTCACAAGTCTTGGCAGCGGATATTTCAGATGCGCTAAAAGCAAAGATCCAAGAGAGTTTCAAAAAGATCTATGATCCTCTGTTCAGAGGAAGTATCATCCGTTGTGATTTTTTTGTTGTAGAGGATGAAGTCTTTCTCAATGAGATCAACCCTATTCCGGGTTCCATGGCCAACTACCTGTTCGAAGATTTTGAAGGCATGGTAGAGAGACTCTCAAAACATCTGCCTAAAGAACAACATATAGCGGTAGATTACCAATATATCCATTCCATCCAAAGTGCAAAAGGCAAAGCCTAA
- a CDS encoding protoheme IX farnesyltransferase, which translates to MIKDFFVVTKFILSFAVSLSALFAYIMAKGEIGVDMFIATFSVLLVAMGVSTLNQVQEYKEDSKMERTKNRPIAAGRMSPRTGIIIAVVLILVSFVMIYSLLGLTGINFFAFAFIWYNLMYTPLKKRSAVAVVPGAILGVIPPAIGWLAAGHTLFELEFIALAVYYFIWQVPHFWLLVMLFHGDYKDGGYPTAMRLFGEGTLQRLTFVWLILTIHAGIYLVYTFNVYLTVTVVLSAALGLWAFITSLQLLKKEFKLTDARAIFWKINAAFLGIIILLSIDEYVKHHL; encoded by the coding sequence ATGATAAAAGACTTTTTTGTAGTCACCAAGTTTATTCTCTCCTTTGCAGTCAGTTTATCTGCACTCTTTGCCTATATTATGGCAAAGGGAGAGATTGGTGTAGATATGTTTATTGCTACCTTCTCTGTACTTTTAGTAGCTATGGGGGTTTCGACCCTCAATCAAGTACAAGAGTACAAAGAAGATTCCAAGATGGAAAGAACGAAAAATCGCCCTATCGCAGCGGGTCGTATGTCCCCTCGTACAGGGATCATCATTGCAGTGGTATTGATCCTTGTTTCATTTGTGATGATCTATTCACTCTTAGGGCTTACAGGTATCAACTTTTTTGCTTTTGCATTCATTTGGTATAACCTGATGTATACACCTTTGAAAAAGAGATCGGCTGTAGCAGTGGTTCCTGGAGCAATACTGGGCGTTATCCCGCCGGCCATCGGGTGGCTTGCGGCAGGCCATACACTCTTTGAGTTAGAGTTCATTGCTTTGGCAGTCTATTATTTTATCTGGCAGGTACCACACTTTTGGCTTTTGGTGATGCTCTTTCATGGAGATTACAAAGACGGCGGGTATCCTACGGCCATGCGTCTGTTTGGTGAAGGTACACTGCAAAGACTCACATTTGTCTGGCTCATACTGACCATACATGCAGGTATCTATCTGGTCTATACGTTTAATGTCTATTTAACGGTTACGGTTGTGCTCTCTGCAGCGCTTGGGCTATGGGCGTTTATTACATCCCTGCAACTGCTCAAAAAAGAGTTTAAACTTACAGATGCACGTGCGATCTTCTGGAAGATCAATGCGGCATTTTTAGGTATCATCATACTCCTTAGTATTGATGAGTATGTAAAACATCATCTCTAA